The following coding sequences lie in one Phalacrocorax aristotelis chromosome 2, bGulAri2.1, whole genome shotgun sequence genomic window:
- the CRTAP gene encoding cartilage-associated protein has translation MWLALAALLAAAGAQYERYSFRSFPRDELMPLESAYRYGLDQYSTENWPESVNYLEVSMRLYRLLRDSEAFCHRNCSAAGQPPAAGGGALAELHLLAGVLRRAQCLRRCKQGLPAFRQAQPGRDLLEDFQRREPYKYLQFAYFKANNLPKAIAAAHTFLLKHPDDEMMQRNMAYYKSIPDAEEHIKDLETKPYENLFVRAVRAYNGDNWRTSISDMELAIPDFFKAYDDCTAACEGSREIKDFKDFYLSIADHYIEVLACKVQCESNLTPIIGGFVVEKFVATMYHYLQFAYYKLNDMKNAASCAASYLLFDQKDEVMKQNMVYYQYHRDKWGLKEEDFQPRSEAVRYHNITTLQLEMYEFAKEHLMDDDEGEVVEFLDELLEVEEKKES, from the exons ATGTGGCTGGCGCTGGCGGCGttgctggcggcggcgggggcacAGTACGAGCGCTACAGCTTCCGCAGCTTCCCGCGGGACGAGCTCATGCCGCTCGAGTCCGCTTACCGCTACGGCCTGGACCAGTACAGCACCGAGAACTGGCCCGAAAGCGTCAACTACCTGGAGGTCAGCATGCGGCTCTACCGCCTGCTGCGGGACAGCGAGGCCTTCTGCCACCGCAACTGCAGCGCCGCcgggcagccccccgccgccggaGGGGGAGCGCTGGCCGAACTGCACCTCCTGGCTGGGGTGCTGCGGCGGGCCCAGTGCCTGCGGCGCTGCAAGCAGGGGCTGCCCGCCTTCCGACAGGCCCAGCCCGGCCGCGACCTGCTGGAGGACTTCCAGCGCCGTGAGCCCTACAAGTACCTGCAGTTCGCTTACTTCAAG GCTAATAACCTTCCAAAAGCTATTGCAGCAGCTCACACCTTTCTTCTGAAGCATCCAGATGATGAAATGATGCAAAGAAATATGGCCTACTATAAGAGCATACCTGATGCTGAGGAGCATATTAAAGACTTGGAGACAAAACCTTATGAG AATCTCTTTGTCAGGGCTGTGAGAGCATACAACGGTGACAATTGGAGAACATCCATCTCGGACATGGAACTGGCTATTCCTGATTTCTTCAAAGCCTATGATGACTGTACAGCAGCCTGTGAAGGCTCCCGAGAGATCAAAGATTTTAAAGACTTCTATCTCTCCATTGCAG ATCATTACATTGAAGTCCTTGCGTGCAAAGTCCAGTGCGAGAGTAATCTGACACCCATTATAGGAGGCTTTGTTGTTGAGAAATTTGTGGCCACCATGTACCATTACTTGCAGTTTGCTTATTATAAAT TGAATGACATGAAGAATGCAGCTTCTTGTGCTGCTAGTTACCTTCTGTTTGATCAGAAAGATGAAGTAATGAAACAGAACATGGTCTATTATCAGTACCACAGAGACAAATGGGGACTTAAAGAAGAGGATTTTCAGCCCAGATCG GAGGCAGTTCGATACCACAACATAACCACACTCCAGTTGGAAATGTATGAATTCGCAAAGGAACATCTGATGGATGATGATGAG
- the TMPPE gene encoding transmembrane protein with metallophosphoesterase domain has translation MISFKQLPLEAKAAVAAGVVFFSMMLSRSYLAEQLELRTRRWLLRLQMALFANALMLIGSLHVWRSTVTAFSRSSAASSFCFMPWKIAVFMFLALAHSSFFTLLFLVAEEPYFFSLAAYTCLGAYIILIFFLFTLGSVEQAYKFLAGRGAKAGTGNKNSRTAMKPVLAVMLTVVLTVVGLLNASRPPTVNSVEVPVHKLPSTMNNLKVVLLSDIHLGPTVGKTKLAMIVRMVKALKPDITVIVGDLTDSEAEIIRPAVEPLGELNSPLGTYFVTGNHEYYTSDVSNWFELLKSFNIRPLHNENVKIVSPKSTDDWFCLAGVDDIEADVLRYSGHGMDLRKALRDCSSEHAIVLLAHQPIAAKWALQERPDINLILSGHTHGGQMFPLNAGAYFLNPFFVGLYKVGQNTFVYVSPGTMYFGIPMRLGSRAEITEIILRSL, from the coding sequence ATGATCTCCTTCAAGCAACTGCCTCTTGAAGCCAAGGCTGCAGTGGCTGCAGGAGTGGTTTTCTTCTCCATGATGCTATCGCGGAGTTACCTGGCAGAACAACTCGAGCTCAGGACGCGGCGTTGGCTTCTGAGGCTGCAGATGGCGCTGTTTGCTAACGCGCTCATGTTGATAGGATCGCTTCACGTGTGGAGAAGCACAGTCACCGCGTTCTCCAGGTCTTCAGCTGCCAGCTCCTTCTGTTTCATGCCGTGGAAAATAGCCGTGTTCATGTTTCTGGCTTTGGCTCACTCAAGCTTCTTTACGTTGCTATTTCTTGTCGCAGAAGAGCcgtatttcttttctttagccGCCTACACTTGCCTGGGGGCCTATATCATTCttatcttcttcctcttcaccCTGGGGTCCGTAGAGCAGGCTTACAAGTTCTTGGCTGGGAGAGGTGCTAAGGCAGGCACTGGCAACAAGAACAGCAGAACAGCGATGAAACCAGTTTTGGCAGTCATGCTGACTGTTGTGCTGACTGTTGTCGGGCTGTTAAATGCTTCCCGGCCTCCCACAGTGAATTCGGTGGAGGTTCCAGTTCACAAGCTGCCCTCAACAATGAATAATCTGAAAGTGGTGTTGCTTTCAGATATCCATCTGGGGCCTACAGTTGGGAAGACCAAGCTCGCCATGATTGTGAGAATGGTTAAGGCTTTGAAACCAGATATCACCGTGATTGTCGGGGACCTGACTGACTCTGAGGCAGAGATCATACGACCTGCTGTTGAGCCTCTTGGAGAACTTAACTCCCCTTTGGGGACTTACTTTGTCACAGGAAACCATGAGTACTACACATCAGATGTTAGCAACTGGTTTGAGCTGTTAAAATCGTTTAACATTCGGCCACTACATAATGAGAATGTGAAGATTGTTTCACCGAAGAGCACTGATGACTGGTTCTGTCTGGCTGGCGTTGACGATATTGAAGCAGATGTATTGCGCTACTCAGGGCATGGCATGGACTTAAGAAAAGCTCTCAGAGATTGTAGCAGTGAGCATGCAATAGTGCTGTTAGCTCATCAGCCGATTGCTGCAAAGTGGGCCCTTCAGGAGAGACCAGACATAAATTTAATTCTCTCTGGCCATACTCACGGAGGGCAGATGTTCCCACTAAATGCTGGGGCTTATTTTCTGAATCCCTTCTTTGTTGGCTTGTATAAAGTTGGGCAGAACACCTTTGTCTATGTCAGCCCAGGGACAATGTACTTTGGAATACCCATGaggctgggcagcagagctgaaatAACAGAGATAATTCTACGTTCTCTTTGA